The Myxococcaceae bacterium JPH2 genome has a window encoding:
- a CDS encoding FRG domain-containing protein: MKEQRITSWLELQEALFSNSWNEPLGRFRSSFVFRGVKDARHDLSASLYRSGAFIRQERDLLRAFRKYARGVPGTAPLSSLWDWLALAQHHGLPTRLLDWTFSPYVALHFITEDPDFYEVDGVVWCVDYRVTNRLLPRPLRRQLHQEGAEVFTAEMLAAEAEDLTSFDRLARHPFVLFFEPPSLDARIVNQFALFSVMNAPGPSLDEFLQHQEKGVRRLVVPAALKWEVRDKLDQANVTERVLFPGLDGLSRWLRRYYGPRPR; encoded by the coding sequence GTGAAAGAGCAGCGCATCACGTCCTGGCTGGAGCTTCAGGAAGCCCTCTTCTCCAACTCCTGGAACGAGCCGCTGGGCCGCTTCCGCTCCAGCTTCGTCTTCCGGGGCGTGAAGGACGCGCGGCACGACCTGTCCGCCTCGCTCTACCGCAGCGGCGCCTTCATCCGGCAGGAGCGGGACCTGCTGCGCGCCTTCCGCAAGTACGCGCGCGGCGTGCCCGGCACCGCGCCGCTGTCGTCGCTGTGGGACTGGCTCGCGCTGGCGCAGCACCACGGGCTGCCCACCCGGCTGCTCGACTGGACCTTCAGCCCCTACGTCGCGCTGCACTTCATCACCGAGGACCCCGACTTCTACGAGGTGGACGGCGTGGTGTGGTGCGTGGACTACCGGGTGACGAACCGCCTGCTCCCCCGGCCCCTGCGACGGCAGCTCCATCAGGAAGGCGCGGAGGTCTTCACCGCGGAGATGCTCGCCGCAGAGGCCGAGGACCTCACCTCGTTCGACCGGCTGGCCCGGCACCCCTTCGTCCTCTTCTTCGAGCCGCCGTCGCTGGACGCGCGCATCGTCAATCAGTTCGCCCTCTTCTCCGTGATGAACGCGCCCGGGCCCAGCCTGGACGAGTTCCTCCAACACCAGGAGAAGGGCGTGCGCCGGCTCGTCGTCCCCGCCGCACTCAAGTGGGAGGTGCGGGACAAGTTGGACCAGGCCAATGTCACCGAGCGCGTGCTGTTCCCGGGCCTGGACGGACTGAGCCGCTGGCTGCGCCGCTACTACGGCCCTCGACCGCGCTAG